The Papaver somniferum cultivar HN1 chromosome 3, ASM357369v1, whole genome shotgun sequence genome includes a region encoding these proteins:
- the LOC113356154 gene encoding uncharacterized protein LOC113356154 codes for MATQKSFEEEHGELMVTTCSLFRFYKKLGISLPKTIDITSGTSSEHQMGVKKSFAEELVQCLVTACLSSFIRYQLGVFWTKTNLCCTSFEANLLSSFEAKLLLNKSFEEHKDYCRVLLSKATAFPGHKDRMGLKNFLNDGHEEHIVKACSLFPIDRDFASLLPGTTVAYRFKDQVRLKKSFGEFEERVVQLTQSLPYEILVSEILTRVSIGTLLRQCQWVCRDWHKLIHESNFQLIHSQRTRIESGCFVFIQHKSRSIADSVVFVPLNHDLSSPSLIPSPIRFLPSHVKILGSSPCGSLLCFVTVDKLHTSQSIPIFYICKPATREWRKIPNPRTRFGTLGMRIVVTQTYPKLQYKIVRLSKPRGELGYHCEIFDSNTWVWKRLADVDPLCGFGDVFGGVYMNECLHWISNKLQIHVLSIEHETWATTIQLPPDIIESELYIGYLLVLIDGKMGVMISNMEYMELWVLRNYFSPTLNNWKREYRRDLRPLHREVGPCDPSAVLPNGIIILIKGRPNCCGISYNTKDDTYTILHFPESASGAEVFPFESRFCYI; via the coding sequence ATGGCGACTCAGAAGAGttttgaagaagaacatggtgaaCTCATGGTAACAACTTGCTCGTTATTTCGGTTTTATAAGAAGTTAGGAATTTCGTTACCCAAAACTATTGATATTACTTCTGGTACAAGTTCTGAACATCAAATGGGGGTAAAGAAGAGTTTTGCAGAGGAACTTGTTCAATGCCTAGTAACAGCTTGCCTATCTTCTTTTATTCGTTACCAATTGGGAGTTTTCTGGACCAAAACTAATCTCTGTTGCACGAGTTTTGAAGCTAATTTATTGTCGAGTTTTGAAGCTAAGTTATTGTTGAACAAGAGTTTCGAAGAACACAAAGATTATTGTAGGGTCCTGTTATCCAAAGCTACTGCTTTTCCAGGGCATAAAGATCGAATGGGGTTGAAGAATTTTCTCAATGATGGGCATGAAGAGCACATAGTAAAAGCTTGCTCATTGTTTCCGATTGACAGGGATTTTGCGAGTTTGTTACCCGGGACTACTGTAGCTTACAGATTCAAGGATCAAGTAAGATTGAAGAAAAGTTTTGGAGAATTTGAAGAACGCGTTGTGCAACTGACACAAAGCTTGCCATACGAAATTCTGGTATCTGAGATTTTAACAAGAGTGTCCATTGGTACTCTTCTACGTCAATGTCAATGGGTCTGCAGAGATTGGCATAAGCTCATTCATGAAAGCAACTTCCAGCTCATCCACTCTCAAAGGACAAGAATTGAATCAGGTTGCTTCGTTTTCATTCAACATAAAAGTCGGAGCATAGCTGATTCCGTTGTATTCGTCCCATTGAACCATGATCTTTCTAGTCCCTCACTGATTCCATCTCCTATCAGATTTCTGCCATCACACGTTAAGATTTTAGGTTCCTCTCCGTGTGGTTCCCTGCTTTGTTTTGTTACTGTcgacaaattacatacaagtcaGAGTATTCCTATTTTCTACATATGTAAACCAGCAACTCGTGAATGGAGAAAGATACCAAACCCTAGAACCAGATTTGGAACTTTGGGAATGAGAATAGTAGTGACACAAACTTACCCTAAGTTGCAATACAAGATAGTTCGTTTGTCAAAACCGAGAGGTGAATTGGGTTACCATTGCGAGATATTTGATTCGAACACTTGGGTTTGGAAGAGATTGGCGGATGTGGATCCTCTTTGTGGTTTTGGTGATGTATTTGGTGGTGTTTATATGAATGAGTGTTTACATTGGATCAGTAATAAGCTTCAAATCCATGTTTTATCCATAGAACATGAGACATGGGCTACAACTATCCAACTTCCTCCTGATATCATTGAAAGCGAATTATATATTGGGTATTTGTTAGTTTTAATCGACGGAAAGATGGGAGTAATGATCAGTAACATGGAGTATATGGAACTATGGGTGTTGCGAAATTACTTCAGTCCTACTCTTAATAATTGGAAGAGGGAGTACCGCAGGGACTTGAGACCACTCCATCGCGAAGTTGGGCCATGTGATCCAAGTGCTGTGTTGCCGAATGGCATCATAATACTGATTAAAGGGAGGCCGAACTGCTGTGGTATATCGTACAACACCAAGGATGATACTTACACCATTTTACACTTTCCAGAATCGGCGTCAGGGGCTGAAGTTTTTCCATTCGAATCAAGATTTTGTTACATATAG